One genomic region from Salvelinus fontinalis isolate EN_2023a chromosome 18, ASM2944872v1, whole genome shotgun sequence encodes:
- the LOC129815489 gene encoding 6-phosphofructo-2-kinase/fructose-2,6-bisphosphatase 4-like isoform X4, with translation MAVMEWLISICMTNCPTLIVTVGLPARGKTYISKKLTRYLNWIGVPTKEFNVGQYRRECVKIYKSFEFFRPDNEEGLKIRRQCALTALNDVRQYLSVERGQVAVFDATNTTRQRRGTITRFAEQNGFKVFFVESVCEDPDVIAENIVQVKLGSPDYIDCNTEEVVEDFMKRIKCYENSYQPLDEVLDRDLSYIKIMDVGRRYLVNQIQDHIQSRIVYYLMNIHITPRSIYLCRHGESDHNVKGRIGGDSGLSGRGKEFAKCLEKFIQEQNIKDLKVWTSQMKRTIQTAEAVAVPYEQWKALNEIDAGVCEEMMYEEIQGHFPQEFALRDQDKYRYRYPKGESYEDLVQRLEPVIMELERQENVLVICHQAVMRCLLAYFLDKSADELPYLKCPLHTVLKLTPVAYGCKVESVFLNVEAVNTHRDRPENVDTSRMPEEALFTVPAHQ, from the exons ATGGCTGTTATGGAGTGGCTGATCTCAA tctgtatgACCAACTGTCCCACCCTTATTGTGACGGTTGGCCTCCCAGCCAGAGGTAAGACATACATCTCCAAGAAGCTGACCCGCTATCTCAACTGGATTGGTGTGCCAACCAAAG AGTTCAACGTGGGTCAGTACAGGAGAGAGTGTGTGAAGATCTACAAGTCCTTTGAGTTTTTCCGTCCAGACAATGAAGAGGGGCTGAAGATCAGGAG GCAGTGTGCACTGACAGCGCTGAATGATGTGCGCCAGTACCTGAGTGTGGAGCGGGGCCAGGTGGCG gtgtttgatgccactAACACCACACGGCAGAGGAGAGGGACCATCACCAGGTTTGCAGAGCAGAACGGCTTTAAG GTGTTCTTTGTGGAGTCTGTGTGTGAAGACCCTGATGTCATTGCGGAGAACATAGTG cAAGTGAAGCTGGGTAGTCCTGACTACATAGACTGTAATACAGAAGAGGTCGTTGAGGATTTCATGAAGAGGATCAAGTGCTATGAGAACTCTTACCAGCCACTGGATGAAGTTCTAGACAG GGATCTGTCCTACATCAAGATAATGGATGTGGGCCGGAGGTATCTGGTGAACCAGATCCAGGACCACATCCAGAGCCGCATCGTTTACTACCTGATGAACATCCACATCACACCACGCTCCATCTACCTGTGTCGCCATGGAGAGAGTGACCACAACGTCAAGGGACGCATCGGAGGAGATTCTGGCCTGTCTGGCAGGGGCAAGGAg TTTGCAAAGTGTCTGGAGAAGTTCATCCAAGAGCAGAACATTAAGGATCTGAAGGTGTGGACCAGCCAGATGAAGAGGACCATCCAGACAGCTGAAGCTGTGGCTGTGCCCTACGAGCAGTGGAAGGCTCTCAACGAGATAGATGCt ggTGTGTGTGAGGAGATGATGTATGAGGAGATCCAGGGACATTTCCCTCAGGAGTTTGCACTGAGAGACCAGGACAAATACCGCTACCGCTATCCTAAAGGAGAG TCATATGAGGACCTGGTGCAGCGTCTGGAGCCAGTCATCATGGAGCTGGAAAGGCAGGAGAATGTCCTGGTCATCTGTCACCAGGCTGTCATGCGCTGCCTGCTCGCTTACTTTCTGGATAAGAGCGCAG ATGAGCTGCCTTACCTGAAGTGCCCTTTGCACACTGTACTGAAGCTGACACCTGTGGCTTATG GCTGTAAAGTAGAGTCTGTCTTTTTGAACGTGGAAGCTGTGAACACCCACAGGGACAGGCCAGAG AATGTAGACACTTCACGGATGCCGGAGGAAGCCCTGTTCACAGTCCCCGCCCACCAGTGA
- the LOC129815489 gene encoding 6-phosphofructo-2-kinase/fructose-2,6-bisphosphatase 4-like isoform X5, which produces MTNCPTLIVTVGLPARGKTYISKKLTRYLNWIGVPTKEFNVGQYRRECVKIYKSFEFFRPDNEEGLKIRRQCALTALNDVRQYLSVERGQVAVFDATNTTRQRRGTITRFAEQNGFKVFFVESVCEDPDVIAENIVQVKLGSPDYIDCNTEEVVEDFMKRIKCYENSYQPLDEVLDRDLSYIKIMDVGRRYLVNQIQDHIQSRIVYYLMNIHITPRSIYLCRHGESDHNVKGRIGGDSGLSGRGKEFAKCLEKFIQEQNIKDLKVWTSQMKRTIQTAEAVAVPYEQWKALNEIDAGVCEEMMYEEIQGHFPQEFALRDQDKYRYRYPKGESYEDLVQRLEPVIMELERQENVLVICHQAVMRCLLAYFLDKSADELPYLKCPLHTVLKLTPVAYGCKVESVFLNVEAVNTHRDRPENVDTSRMPEEALFTVPAHQ; this is translated from the exons atgACCAACTGTCCCACCCTTATTGTGACGGTTGGCCTCCCAGCCAGAGGTAAGACATACATCTCCAAGAAGCTGACCCGCTATCTCAACTGGATTGGTGTGCCAACCAAAG AGTTCAACGTGGGTCAGTACAGGAGAGAGTGTGTGAAGATCTACAAGTCCTTTGAGTTTTTCCGTCCAGACAATGAAGAGGGGCTGAAGATCAGGAG GCAGTGTGCACTGACAGCGCTGAATGATGTGCGCCAGTACCTGAGTGTGGAGCGGGGCCAGGTGGCG gtgtttgatgccactAACACCACACGGCAGAGGAGAGGGACCATCACCAGGTTTGCAGAGCAGAACGGCTTTAAG GTGTTCTTTGTGGAGTCTGTGTGTGAAGACCCTGATGTCATTGCGGAGAACATAGTG cAAGTGAAGCTGGGTAGTCCTGACTACATAGACTGTAATACAGAAGAGGTCGTTGAGGATTTCATGAAGAGGATCAAGTGCTATGAGAACTCTTACCAGCCACTGGATGAAGTTCTAGACAG GGATCTGTCCTACATCAAGATAATGGATGTGGGCCGGAGGTATCTGGTGAACCAGATCCAGGACCACATCCAGAGCCGCATCGTTTACTACCTGATGAACATCCACATCACACCACGCTCCATCTACCTGTGTCGCCATGGAGAGAGTGACCACAACGTCAAGGGACGCATCGGAGGAGATTCTGGCCTGTCTGGCAGGGGCAAGGAg TTTGCAAAGTGTCTGGAGAAGTTCATCCAAGAGCAGAACATTAAGGATCTGAAGGTGTGGACCAGCCAGATGAAGAGGACCATCCAGACAGCTGAAGCTGTGGCTGTGCCCTACGAGCAGTGGAAGGCTCTCAACGAGATAGATGCt ggTGTGTGTGAGGAGATGATGTATGAGGAGATCCAGGGACATTTCCCTCAGGAGTTTGCACTGAGAGACCAGGACAAATACCGCTACCGCTATCCTAAAGGAGAG TCATATGAGGACCTGGTGCAGCGTCTGGAGCCAGTCATCATGGAGCTGGAAAGGCAGGAGAATGTCCTGGTCATCTGTCACCAGGCTGTCATGCGCTGCCTGCTCGCTTACTTTCTGGATAAGAGCGCAG ATGAGCTGCCTTACCTGAAGTGCCCTTTGCACACTGTACTGAAGCTGACACCTGTGGCTTATG GCTGTAAAGTAGAGTCTGTCTTTTTGAACGTGGAAGCTGTGAACACCCACAGGGACAGGCCAGAG AATGTAGACACTTCACGGATGCCGGAGGAAGCCCTGTTCACAGTCCCCGCCCACCAGTGA
- the LOC129815489 gene encoding 6-phosphofructo-2-kinase/fructose-2,6-bisphosphatase 4-like isoform X3 — translation MRVSCRPRATRDMAVCMTNCPTLIVTVGLPARGKTYISKKLTRYLNWIGVPTKEFNVGQYRRECVKIYKSFEFFRPDNEEGLKIRRQCALTALNDVRQYLSVERGQVAVFDATNTTRQRRGTITRFAEQNGFKVFFVESVCEDPDVIAENIVQVKLGSPDYIDCNTEEVVEDFMKRIKCYENSYQPLDEVLDRDLSYIKIMDVGRRYLVNQIQDHIQSRIVYYLMNIHITPRSIYLCRHGESDHNVKGRIGGDSGLSGRGKEFAKCLEKFIQEQNIKDLKVWTSQMKRTIQTAEAVAVPYEQWKALNEIDAGVCEEMMYEEIQGHFPQEFALRDQDKYRYRYPKGESYEDLVQRLEPVIMELERQENVLVICHQAVMRCLLAYFLDKSADELPYLKCPLHTVLKLTPVAYGCKVESVFLNVEAVNTHRDRPENVDTSRMPEEALFTVPAHQ, via the exons tctgtatgACCAACTGTCCCACCCTTATTGTGACGGTTGGCCTCCCAGCCAGAGGTAAGACATACATCTCCAAGAAGCTGACCCGCTATCTCAACTGGATTGGTGTGCCAACCAAAG AGTTCAACGTGGGTCAGTACAGGAGAGAGTGTGTGAAGATCTACAAGTCCTTTGAGTTTTTCCGTCCAGACAATGAAGAGGGGCTGAAGATCAGGAG GCAGTGTGCACTGACAGCGCTGAATGATGTGCGCCAGTACCTGAGTGTGGAGCGGGGCCAGGTGGCG gtgtttgatgccactAACACCACACGGCAGAGGAGAGGGACCATCACCAGGTTTGCAGAGCAGAACGGCTTTAAG GTGTTCTTTGTGGAGTCTGTGTGTGAAGACCCTGATGTCATTGCGGAGAACATAGTG cAAGTGAAGCTGGGTAGTCCTGACTACATAGACTGTAATACAGAAGAGGTCGTTGAGGATTTCATGAAGAGGATCAAGTGCTATGAGAACTCTTACCAGCCACTGGATGAAGTTCTAGACAG GGATCTGTCCTACATCAAGATAATGGATGTGGGCCGGAGGTATCTGGTGAACCAGATCCAGGACCACATCCAGAGCCGCATCGTTTACTACCTGATGAACATCCACATCACACCACGCTCCATCTACCTGTGTCGCCATGGAGAGAGTGACCACAACGTCAAGGGACGCATCGGAGGAGATTCTGGCCTGTCTGGCAGGGGCAAGGAg TTTGCAAAGTGTCTGGAGAAGTTCATCCAAGAGCAGAACATTAAGGATCTGAAGGTGTGGACCAGCCAGATGAAGAGGACCATCCAGACAGCTGAAGCTGTGGCTGTGCCCTACGAGCAGTGGAAGGCTCTCAACGAGATAGATGCt ggTGTGTGTGAGGAGATGATGTATGAGGAGATCCAGGGACATTTCCCTCAGGAGTTTGCACTGAGAGACCAGGACAAATACCGCTACCGCTATCCTAAAGGAGAG TCATATGAGGACCTGGTGCAGCGTCTGGAGCCAGTCATCATGGAGCTGGAAAGGCAGGAGAATGTCCTGGTCATCTGTCACCAGGCTGTCATGCGCTGCCTGCTCGCTTACTTTCTGGATAAGAGCGCAG ATGAGCTGCCTTACCTGAAGTGCCCTTTGCACACTGTACTGAAGCTGACACCTGTGGCTTATG GCTGTAAAGTAGAGTCTGTCTTTTTGAACGTGGAAGCTGTGAACACCCACAGGGACAGGCCAGAG AATGTAGACACTTCACGGATGCCGGAGGAAGCCCTGTTCACAGTCCCCGCCCACCAGTGA
- the LOC129815489 gene encoding 6-phosphofructo-2-kinase/fructose-2,6-bisphosphatase 4-like isoform X2, producing the protein MPSTSHARHGRLYQVMAVMEWLISICMTNCPTLIVTVGLPARGKTYISKKLTRYLNWIGVPTKEFNVGQYRRECVKIYKSFEFFRPDNEEGLKIRRQCALTALNDVRQYLSVERGQVAVFDATNTTRQRRGTITRFAEQNGFKVFFVESVCEDPDVIAENIVQVKLGSPDYIDCNTEEVVEDFMKRIKCYENSYQPLDEVLDRDLSYIKIMDVGRRYLVNQIQDHIQSRIVYYLMNIHITPRSIYLCRHGESDHNVKGRIGGDSGLSGRGKEFAKCLEKFIQEQNIKDLKVWTSQMKRTIQTAEAVAVPYEQWKALNEIDAGVCEEMMYEEIQGHFPQEFALRDQDKYRYRYPKGESYEDLVQRLEPVIMELERQENVLVICHQAVMRCLLAYFLDKSADELPYLKCPLHTVLKLTPVAYGCKVESVFLNVEAVNTHRDRPENVDTSRMPEEALFTVPAHQ; encoded by the exons ACTCTACCAGGTCATGGCTGTTATGGAGTGGCTGATCTCAA tctgtatgACCAACTGTCCCACCCTTATTGTGACGGTTGGCCTCCCAGCCAGAGGTAAGACATACATCTCCAAGAAGCTGACCCGCTATCTCAACTGGATTGGTGTGCCAACCAAAG AGTTCAACGTGGGTCAGTACAGGAGAGAGTGTGTGAAGATCTACAAGTCCTTTGAGTTTTTCCGTCCAGACAATGAAGAGGGGCTGAAGATCAGGAG GCAGTGTGCACTGACAGCGCTGAATGATGTGCGCCAGTACCTGAGTGTGGAGCGGGGCCAGGTGGCG gtgtttgatgccactAACACCACACGGCAGAGGAGAGGGACCATCACCAGGTTTGCAGAGCAGAACGGCTTTAAG GTGTTCTTTGTGGAGTCTGTGTGTGAAGACCCTGATGTCATTGCGGAGAACATAGTG cAAGTGAAGCTGGGTAGTCCTGACTACATAGACTGTAATACAGAAGAGGTCGTTGAGGATTTCATGAAGAGGATCAAGTGCTATGAGAACTCTTACCAGCCACTGGATGAAGTTCTAGACAG GGATCTGTCCTACATCAAGATAATGGATGTGGGCCGGAGGTATCTGGTGAACCAGATCCAGGACCACATCCAGAGCCGCATCGTTTACTACCTGATGAACATCCACATCACACCACGCTCCATCTACCTGTGTCGCCATGGAGAGAGTGACCACAACGTCAAGGGACGCATCGGAGGAGATTCTGGCCTGTCTGGCAGGGGCAAGGAg TTTGCAAAGTGTCTGGAGAAGTTCATCCAAGAGCAGAACATTAAGGATCTGAAGGTGTGGACCAGCCAGATGAAGAGGACCATCCAGACAGCTGAAGCTGTGGCTGTGCCCTACGAGCAGTGGAAGGCTCTCAACGAGATAGATGCt ggTGTGTGTGAGGAGATGATGTATGAGGAGATCCAGGGACATTTCCCTCAGGAGTTTGCACTGAGAGACCAGGACAAATACCGCTACCGCTATCCTAAAGGAGAG TCATATGAGGACCTGGTGCAGCGTCTGGAGCCAGTCATCATGGAGCTGGAAAGGCAGGAGAATGTCCTGGTCATCTGTCACCAGGCTGTCATGCGCTGCCTGCTCGCTTACTTTCTGGATAAGAGCGCAG ATGAGCTGCCTTACCTGAAGTGCCCTTTGCACACTGTACTGAAGCTGACACCTGTGGCTTATG GCTGTAAAGTAGAGTCTGTCTTTTTGAACGTGGAAGCTGTGAACACCCACAGGGACAGGCCAGAG AATGTAGACACTTCACGGATGCCGGAGGAAGCCCTGTTCACAGTCCCCGCCCACCAGTGA
- the LOC129815489 gene encoding 6-phosphofructo-2-kinase/fructose-2,6-bisphosphatase 4-like isoform X1: MNSNEDVMMATSPRELTQNPLKKIWMPCKNGLPEKHISQRRVCMTNCPTLIVTVGLPARGKTYISKKLTRYLNWIGVPTKEFNVGQYRRECVKIYKSFEFFRPDNEEGLKIRRQCALTALNDVRQYLSVERGQVAVFDATNTTRQRRGTITRFAEQNGFKVFFVESVCEDPDVIAENIVQVKLGSPDYIDCNTEEVVEDFMKRIKCYENSYQPLDEVLDRDLSYIKIMDVGRRYLVNQIQDHIQSRIVYYLMNIHITPRSIYLCRHGESDHNVKGRIGGDSGLSGRGKEFAKCLEKFIQEQNIKDLKVWTSQMKRTIQTAEAVAVPYEQWKALNEIDAGVCEEMMYEEIQGHFPQEFALRDQDKYRYRYPKGESYEDLVQRLEPVIMELERQENVLVICHQAVMRCLLAYFLDKSADELPYLKCPLHTVLKLTPVAYGCKVESVFLNVEAVNTHRDRPEVGTPRM, from the exons ATGAATTCCAACGAAGATGTTATGATGGCAACATCACCCCGCGAGCTTACTCAGAACCCGCTGAAGAAAATATGGATGCCATGTAAAAACGGGCTGCCTGAAAAGCACATTTCACAGAGAAGGG tctgtatgACCAACTGTCCCACCCTTATTGTGACGGTTGGCCTCCCAGCCAGAGGTAAGACATACATCTCCAAGAAGCTGACCCGCTATCTCAACTGGATTGGTGTGCCAACCAAAG AGTTCAACGTGGGTCAGTACAGGAGAGAGTGTGTGAAGATCTACAAGTCCTTTGAGTTTTTCCGTCCAGACAATGAAGAGGGGCTGAAGATCAGGAG GCAGTGTGCACTGACAGCGCTGAATGATGTGCGCCAGTACCTGAGTGTGGAGCGGGGCCAGGTGGCG gtgtttgatgccactAACACCACACGGCAGAGGAGAGGGACCATCACCAGGTTTGCAGAGCAGAACGGCTTTAAG GTGTTCTTTGTGGAGTCTGTGTGTGAAGACCCTGATGTCATTGCGGAGAACATAGTG cAAGTGAAGCTGGGTAGTCCTGACTACATAGACTGTAATACAGAAGAGGTCGTTGAGGATTTCATGAAGAGGATCAAGTGCTATGAGAACTCTTACCAGCCACTGGATGAAGTTCTAGACAG GGATCTGTCCTACATCAAGATAATGGATGTGGGCCGGAGGTATCTGGTGAACCAGATCCAGGACCACATCCAGAGCCGCATCGTTTACTACCTGATGAACATCCACATCACACCACGCTCCATCTACCTGTGTCGCCATGGAGAGAGTGACCACAACGTCAAGGGACGCATCGGAGGAGATTCTGGCCTGTCTGGCAGGGGCAAGGAg TTTGCAAAGTGTCTGGAGAAGTTCATCCAAGAGCAGAACATTAAGGATCTGAAGGTGTGGACCAGCCAGATGAAGAGGACCATCCAGACAGCTGAAGCTGTGGCTGTGCCCTACGAGCAGTGGAAGGCTCTCAACGAGATAGATGCt ggTGTGTGTGAGGAGATGATGTATGAGGAGATCCAGGGACATTTCCCTCAGGAGTTTGCACTGAGAGACCAGGACAAATACCGCTACCGCTATCCTAAAGGAGAG TCATATGAGGACCTGGTGCAGCGTCTGGAGCCAGTCATCATGGAGCTGGAAAGGCAGGAGAATGTCCTGGTCATCTGTCACCAGGCTGTCATGCGCTGCCTGCTCGCTTACTTTCTGGATAAGAGCGCAG ATGAGCTGCCTTACCTGAAGTGCCCTTTGCACACTGTACTGAAGCTGACACCTGTGGCTTATG GCTGTAAAGTAGAGTCTGTCTTTTTGAACGTGGAAGCTGTGAACACCCACAGGGACAGGCCAGAGGTAGGTACCCCCAG AATGTAG